The Epilithonimonas zeae genome contains a region encoding:
- a CDS encoding T9SS type A sorting domain-containing protein translates to MKKTLATIGLMLISASFTTANAQNINFADENFLEYILLYTGIDTNNDGEIQMTEAEAYTGGFTLTGNIKDVPEVKYFKNLTSLVINGSKVAVVDVTTNKEINQVRINNSLLTKLNLSQNSKLLAVDISKSSYLKELTFGSHPQLSFISLMFNAIEALNVTGCPMLTNFYFASNNVSSIDVTKNPRLAELNTAANQISTLDVTKNTRLTYLNVGLNKLQQIDVSNNPLLDTFMIQANPITSIDISKQLYLRQFIMDGTQIPVVNLTGHSMLQYFYANYSQLTEVDASTNGDLIYVNAIENQKMKFINVKNGNNKNAIGFFAHTSPNLKCIQVDDVAYSSSQTLWQIDSTAVFATDCSAIMGSQEVASTSKPSFYPNPTSGYLFLKNKVKDATVFNMAGQKVASYQNATMIDISHLPIGNYIINITDATGKISSQKIIKN, encoded by the coding sequence ATGAAAAAAACTCTAGCAACTATAGGATTGATGCTCATTAGTGCCAGTTTCACGACAGCAAACGCACAGAACATCAATTTCGCAGACGAAAATTTCCTCGAGTATATTCTGCTCTATACCGGTATTGATACCAATAATGACGGCGAGATACAGATGACAGAAGCTGAGGCTTATACCGGAGGATTTACTCTTACCGGAAATATCAAAGACGTTCCGGAGGTTAAATACTTCAAAAACCTGACTTCACTTGTTATCAATGGTTCCAAAGTGGCCGTTGTAGATGTGACGACTAACAAAGAAATCAATCAAGTGCGGATCAACAATTCTCTCCTCACCAAACTGAACCTCTCACAAAATTCCAAACTCTTGGCAGTAGACATTAGCAAATCATCTTACTTGAAAGAATTGACCTTCGGATCGCATCCTCAATTGTCATTTATCAGCCTTATGTTCAATGCGATCGAAGCATTGAATGTTACAGGATGTCCAATGCTGACCAATTTTTACTTTGCGTCCAACAATGTCTCCAGTATTGATGTAACCAAGAACCCAAGACTTGCGGAACTAAACACAGCAGCCAATCAAATCTCGACGCTTGATGTGACGAAAAATACGCGTCTTACCTACCTCAACGTAGGCCTTAACAAACTTCAGCAGATTGATGTATCGAACAATCCTTTGCTGGATACTTTTATGATTCAGGCCAATCCTATCACATCTATTGACATCAGCAAGCAACTTTACTTAAGGCAATTTATAATGGATGGTACGCAAATACCCGTAGTCAACTTGACCGGTCATTCTATGCTGCAATATTTTTATGCTAATTATTCGCAGCTGACCGAGGTGGATGCATCTACAAACGGCGATCTGATCTATGTTAATGCGATTGAAAATCAGAAGATGAAATTCATCAACGTGAAAAACGGGAACAATAAAAACGCCATCGGTTTTTTTGCACATACCAGCCCGAATCTAAAGTGTATACAAGTGGATGATGTAGCGTACAGCTCCAGTCAGACGCTTTGGCAAATAGATTCGACAGCAGTTTTTGCAACGGATTGCAGTGCCATTATGGGCAGTCAGGAAGTAGCAAGCACATCGAAACCATCTTTTTATCCTAATCCTACATCGGGCTATCTTTTCCTGAAAAACAAGGTCAAAGATGCAACGGTATTTAATATGGCAGGGCAAAAAGTGGCGAGCTATCAAAATGCCACGATGATTGACATCAGCCATCTTCCAATCGGTAATTACATCATCAATATTACCGATGCAACAGGCAAAATATCATCACAGAAAATCATTAAAAATTAA
- a CDS encoding ELWxxDGT repeat protein, producing the protein MKKIVFTLFLANALSAQSITLLKDINPGANPSTPAEFFNYGDKLYFNASNPTYGNELWSTDGTPEGTNLAFDINPGTASSLPISLMNYNNKLHFLTVIGTTGLYSYDNSEGAHLVSSGLSTAANLLQSNGKIFYRLNNKLWYFSDNATHDISTPIVITGQMGAVNGKIVMAASPAAGVNNAQIYMYDGTSVSLLKTINPNTTSNPQNFFYSSQLNTLFFSAGSSTSGFELWKTDGTTEGTVEVKNINPGTSNSFPGNFKQVGDKVFFSANNGSNGTELWITDGTGEGTKLVKDINPGSAASNPSSLTELNGKLYFLANDGSGEARLWESDGTADGTKLTLELKPGYTNFVLGKMEAYNGALYLSAKLNVANGQELYKIEFPTLAVSGINKKSEMVYPNPTTGDIFFSGKEYVSYDLYDLNGRLLDQNVKINGNKTHLSVPNGNYILVGKTNEGTVNTTKLIVK; encoded by the coding sequence ATGAAAAAAATAGTATTTACCCTTTTTTTAGCCAATGCGTTAAGCGCACAAAGCATTACTTTATTAAAAGATATCAATCCCGGTGCAAATCCATCTACTCCGGCAGAATTTTTCAATTACGGCGACAAGCTGTACTTTAATGCCAGCAATCCAACTTATGGTAATGAACTCTGGTCCACAGACGGTACCCCGGAAGGTACAAATCTCGCTTTTGATATAAACCCAGGTACTGCCAGTTCTTTACCGATTTCTTTAATGAATTACAATAATAAACTGCATTTTCTAACAGTGATTGGTACGACAGGTCTTTATTCCTATGATAATAGCGAAGGTGCGCATCTTGTAAGCTCCGGACTTTCTACTGCCGCAAATCTTTTGCAGAGCAATGGAAAGATCTTTTACAGATTAAATAATAAACTATGGTACTTTTCTGATAACGCTACACACGATATCAGTACACCCATTGTCATTACCGGACAGATGGGCGCTGTCAACGGTAAAATTGTAATGGCCGCATCTCCAGCAGCAGGCGTTAACAATGCCCAGATATATATGTATGATGGCACATCGGTTTCTCTTCTTAAAACCATTAATCCTAATACAACTTCCAATCCTCAGAATTTCTTTTACAGCAGCCAGCTAAATACTTTATTCTTTTCAGCAGGTTCTAGTACATCAGGATTTGAACTCTGGAAAACAGACGGAACAACGGAAGGCACTGTAGAGGTAAAAAATATTAATCCGGGCACCTCAAACTCTTTCCCTGGGAACTTCAAACAAGTTGGTGATAAGGTTTTCTTCAGTGCCAATAATGGATCCAACGGTACGGAACTTTGGATAACAGATGGCACAGGGGAAGGAACGAAACTGGTTAAAGATATCAACCCTGGTTCTGCGGCATCCAATCCCAGCAGTCTGACCGAACTGAACGGTAAGCTCTACTTTCTGGCAAATGATGGTTCCGGCGAAGCAAGGCTTTGGGAGAGTGATGGAACAGCGGATGGAACTAAGCTTACTTTGGAACTTAAACCAGGATACACCAATTTTGTTCTTGGGAAGATGGAAGCATATAACGGGGCTCTTTATCTGTCAGCGAAACTTAACGTGGCTAACGGACAGGAACTTTACAAGATAGAGTTTCCAACTCTTGCAGTCTCCGGCATTAACAAAAAAAGCGAAATGGTTTATCCTAATCCTACCACTGGCGATATTTTCTTCAGCGGAAAAGAATATGTGAGCTATGACCTCTATGACCTGAACGGGCGTCTTCTGGATCAGAATGTTAAAATCAACGGTAACAAAACGCATTTATCAGTTCCTAATGGAAACTACATCCTGGTAGGTAAAACCAATGAAGGAACTGTTAACACCACTAAATTAATTGTAAAATGA
- a CDS encoding aromatic alcohol reductase has translation MKNKSILILGAGELGMPVIRNIAKKAKSYHNVTVTVLLRETTINSEDPDKKSNVTEIRELGVELLAGDLSASSAELIDIFRNYDAVVSCTGYGTGAGGFQLKLANAVLDAGVKRYFPWQFGVDFEEIGRGSAQDLFDEQLDVRELLRSQSATRWVIISTGMFTSYLFEPFFGILDLENKSINAIGGWDTAVTLTTPDDIGRLTAEIFFTEPQIENEIVYIAGDTITYGDLADIAESLSGQKYERTLSDMGEITDDLKNDPTNFVKKYRSIFGAGKGVSWPLENTFNGKNGIPTTSAKQWAKDNIDWKSYNKY, from the coding sequence ATGAAAAATAAATCAATTTTAATTTTGGGCGCAGGCGAATTAGGAATGCCGGTGATCAGAAATATAGCAAAAAAGGCTAAAAGCTACCATAACGTTACAGTCACCGTACTGCTTAGAGAAACAACGATCAATTCTGAAGATCCTGATAAGAAAAGTAATGTCACAGAGATCCGGGAGTTAGGGGTGGAATTGCTTGCAGGCGACCTTTCCGCTTCCTCTGCTGAGCTTATCGATATTTTCAGAAATTACGACGCTGTTGTTTCATGTACAGGTTATGGAACAGGCGCAGGAGGTTTTCAGCTGAAATTGGCCAATGCTGTACTGGATGCCGGTGTCAAAAGATACTTTCCCTGGCAGTTCGGCGTGGACTTTGAGGAAATAGGACGGGGAAGTGCGCAGGACCTTTTTGATGAGCAGCTTGATGTAAGAGAGCTTTTGAGATCGCAAAGTGCCACAAGATGGGTCATCATCTCCACAGGCATGTTCACCAGTTATCTTTTTGAACCTTTCTTCGGTATTTTAGATCTGGAAAATAAGTCGATCAATGCCATTGGCGGATGGGATACGGCAGTTACATTGACGACACCGGATGATATTGGCCGTCTTACCGCTGAGATCTTCTTTACAGAACCGCAGATAGAGAATGAGATCGTCTATATTGCGGGTGATACAATAACCTACGGAGATCTTGCTGATATTGCAGAATCATTATCAGGCCAGAAGTATGAGCGTACACTTTCCGATATGGGAGAGATCACAGATGACCTTAAAAACGATCCCACCAATTTCGTTAAAAAATACCGGTCGATATTCGGAGCAGGAAAAGGTGTTTCGTGGCCATTAGAGAATACCTTCAATGGGAAGAACGGAATCCCGACAACCTCTGCCAAACAATGGGCAAAAGATAATATTGACTGGAAATCTTACAATAAGTATTAA
- a CDS encoding winged helix-turn-helix transcriptional regulator, translating into MERLMSDEEIVKAWDDICKVLNKDQDELKRDVLNHVGNKWSLFVIHALGIDGKMRFSNLQNHINGISQKMLTKCLRELERDGLVSRNIYPEVPPRVEYEITTLGRGLLVQVTPLWFWIADNINEFSEARSNFFNNSTI; encoded by the coding sequence ATGGAAAGATTGATGTCAGATGAAGAGATCGTAAAAGCTTGGGACGACATTTGTAAAGTTTTGAATAAAGATCAGGATGAACTTAAACGAGATGTATTGAATCACGTTGGTAACAAATGGTCACTTTTTGTCATACACGCTCTGGGAATAGATGGCAAAATGCGTTTTTCAAATCTACAGAATCATATTAACGGCATCAGTCAAAAAATGTTGACAAAATGCCTTCGCGAATTAGAAAGGGACGGATTGGTGTCGAGAAATATTTATCCCGAAGTGCCACCGAGAGTTGAATATGAAATCACGACTTTAGGCAGAGGATTATTAGTACAGGTAACACCTCTTTGGTTTTGGATTGCCGATAATATCAATGAGTTTAGTGAGGCGAGATCCAATTTTTTTAATAATAGTACTATATAA
- a CDS encoding T9SS-dependent M36 family metallopeptidase gives MKLNHKHTFKITIAAVALFAGTVMQAQNSDKAIIEQYLATGKTTFSQTFDIIHSEAKKDSDGKVVNLQQTYRGIPVYGAISSVLMRGNTVKYMSDKFISVSDNITAAKPSVDVPKDFSVILSSANLKGDKGDYTFEGRKNNSVLSKLVYFPTEKGQLQLAYAVNFFEKGTNNYWDIIIDAVTGAIIEKTNLTVSCQFHDHSFSSEHQLDSIHYNSEKPTDQQTGEHKSVLVDNASYRVYAFPIESPNFGQRTLETSPWFLDASPLGWQNDGDETYNITRGNNAYAYVDLNGSNAFGPSADGGAQKLFDFPLDLNQPVTTYTNASITNLFYASNKMHDIFYKFGFDEAGRNFQSNNFGKGEPYTDFDPVLSEARDGSSLNNANFATPPDGFSPRMQMYLWRYGYLLSYNAPSDLVNRKPAAGYNADFGGAFPINSPLTGDVAIATPADGCTNLDNTNLNGKIALIQRGTCNFDVKFKKAQDKGAKGVIIYNPTPGQTIINMSGTDTTVTIPGILIDNEEGEIIKSKIDQNINVNVNLKYNTFDVDGSLDNGVIAHEYTHGISTRSTGNGYSCLNAAYANEQMGEGWSDFMALMVTGKADATAALPRSTGSFVANQGADGPGIRPAKYSPDFAINDYTYGDTNGKYIDTGGGALAVDVHGVGFIWATMLWDLHWKFADKYGYSNDIANNPNSGSGKVVQLVMEAMKIQGCYPNFVIGRDAIIAADADLNNGQNKCMIWSSFAKRGLGVNASAGATRGALPNAISDQIEDFSVPAECSLGTSEITVNKKISIYPNPASKEVFIKTNGVQISGKIKVSIYDMSGKKVDEQSVNADEPVLTSALPKGTYILTGTGIGVTFSSKLIINK, from the coding sequence ATGAAACTAAATCATAAACATACATTTAAAATTACGATAGCGGCAGTCGCCCTGTTTGCAGGCACCGTGATGCAGGCTCAGAACAGCGACAAGGCTATCATAGAACAATATCTGGCAACAGGTAAAACGACTTTTAGCCAGACCTTTGACATCATTCATTCCGAGGCTAAAAAAGATTCTGACGGTAAAGTTGTAAATTTACAGCAGACTTATAGAGGTATTCCTGTTTACGGTGCCATTTCGTCTGTGTTGATGCGAGGCAACACGGTGAAATATATGTCTGACAAATTTATTTCCGTATCGGATAATATTACTGCTGCCAAGCCTTCTGTGGATGTTCCCAAAGACTTCTCGGTCATTTTATCATCAGCTAATCTGAAAGGAGACAAAGGCGATTATACCTTCGAGGGACGAAAAAATAATTCGGTATTATCTAAATTAGTTTATTTTCCAACAGAGAAAGGACAACTGCAATTGGCTTATGCTGTCAATTTCTTCGAAAAGGGAACTAACAATTATTGGGACATCATCATAGATGCAGTAACAGGTGCTATTATTGAGAAAACCAATCTCACAGTATCTTGCCAGTTTCACGACCATTCTTTTTCTTCTGAACATCAGTTGGATAGTATTCATTATAATTCTGAAAAGCCAACAGACCAACAAACTGGAGAACACAAGTCTGTACTTGTAGATAATGCCTCTTACCGTGTGTATGCATTTCCAATCGAATCACCTAATTTCGGTCAGCGCACGCTGGAAACCAGCCCGTGGTTTCTGGATGCTTCTCCACTAGGATGGCAAAATGACGGTGACGAAACTTATAACATCACGAGAGGAAATAATGCCTACGCCTACGTAGACCTCAATGGTTCCAATGCATTTGGACCTAGTGCCGATGGAGGGGCACAGAAACTTTTTGATTTTCCACTAGATTTGAATCAGCCAGTAACTACCTATACCAATGCTTCTATTACAAATCTTTTCTACGCGTCCAATAAGATGCACGACATATTTTACAAATTTGGATTTGATGAAGCGGGGCGTAACTTTCAGTCAAATAATTTTGGAAAGGGCGAACCTTACACCGATTTCGATCCTGTTTTATCAGAGGCCAGAGACGGCTCCTCCCTTAATAATGCCAACTTTGCAACTCCTCCGGACGGTTTTTCTCCAAGAATGCAGATGTATCTTTGGAGGTACGGCTATTTGCTGAGCTACAATGCACCAAGTGATTTGGTGAACAGAAAACCTGCTGCAGGCTATAATGCTGACTTTGGAGGTGCCTTTCCAATAAACTCACCATTAACCGGTGATGTTGCAATAGCTACACCTGCAGACGGTTGTACGAACTTGGACAATACCAATCTGAACGGAAAAATTGCACTAATCCAGAGAGGAACCTGCAACTTTGATGTCAAATTCAAAAAAGCACAGGACAAAGGAGCGAAAGGTGTTATCATATATAATCCTACTCCGGGTCAAACGATCATCAATATGAGTGGTACCGATACCACTGTAACAATCCCCGGAATCTTAATTGACAATGAGGAAGGAGAAATCATCAAAAGCAAAATAGACCAGAATATTAATGTAAATGTCAACCTGAAATACAATACTTTCGATGTAGATGGAAGTCTCGATAACGGTGTTATAGCACACGAATATACGCACGGCATCTCTACAAGAAGTACAGGTAACGGCTACAGCTGTCTCAATGCCGCTTATGCCAATGAACAGATGGGTGAGGGTTGGTCCGACTTTATGGCACTAATGGTCACTGGAAAAGCAGATGCCACAGCTGCGCTGCCAAGGTCTACAGGAAGTTTCGTGGCGAATCAAGGAGCTGACGGTCCAGGAATCCGACCTGCTAAGTATTCTCCTGATTTTGCCATCAATGATTATACCTATGGAGACACAAACGGGAAATACATAGACACGGGCGGCGGTGCCCTTGCCGTAGATGTTCATGGTGTGGGCTTTATCTGGGCAACGATGCTGTGGGACCTACATTGGAAATTTGCTGATAAGTATGGTTATTCTAATGACATCGCAAACAATCCAAACTCAGGAAGCGGAAAAGTGGTTCAACTGGTAATGGAAGCGATGAAAATACAAGGCTGCTATCCGAATTTCGTAATTGGCAGAGATGCAATCATAGCAGCGGATGCTGACCTGAACAACGGTCAAAACAAATGTATGATTTGGAGCTCATTTGCTAAACGTGGTCTTGGAGTCAATGCCAGTGCTGGTGCTACAAGAGGAGCGTTACCTAATGCGATCTCTGACCAGATAGAAGATTTTTCTGTGCCGGCAGAGTGCTCTTTGGGGACTTCTGAAATTACAGTCAATAAGAAAATTTCTATCTATCCAAATCCGGCCAGCAAGGAAGTTTTTATTAAAACCAATGGCGTACAGATTTCTGGAAAAATCAAGGTTTCTATCTATGATATGTCCGGAAAAAAGGTAGATGAACAGTCGGTTAACGCCGATGAACCGGTTCTGACCTCTGCACTTCCTAAAGGTACATACATCCTGACCGGCACTGGCATTGGTGTGACATTCAGCAGTAAGCTGATTATTAATAAATAA
- a CDS encoding SDR family oxidoreductase produces the protein MKTIFITGTSSGIGKSTVKLFQQRGWKVIATMRDPEKETELDQLDHVILLPLDVTDLEQIRLTVEKALSLGPIDVVVNNAGYGLMGALESFSDENIVKQVETNFLGTVRVTQAFTPHFRENKNGLFINITSIGGHTSFPFTSIYNGTKWAVEGWSECLSIELSMFGVGVKTVAPSATKTELFNHNSDVTALPYYDSAEEKMLSMIKPDSSPDEIAEVIFVAATDQKDKLRYFAGTKAQAIYDRRQQIGAEASVKEIKKIYFDGL, from the coding sequence ATGAAGACAATATTCATCACCGGAACCTCATCAGGAATAGGCAAGTCAACCGTTAAATTATTTCAACAAAGAGGCTGGAAGGTCATCGCTACAATGCGCGATCCCGAAAAGGAAACGGAACTTGATCAATTGGACCATGTTATTCTTTTGCCTTTGGATGTTACTGACCTGGAACAGATCAGGTTGACCGTAGAAAAAGCTTTATCGCTAGGACCGATCGACGTGGTCGTGAACAATGCGGGATATGGGCTGATGGGTGCGTTGGAATCCTTTTCCGATGAGAACATCGTGAAACAGGTGGAAACGAATTTTCTGGGAACAGTTCGGGTAACACAAGCTTTTACACCTCACTTCAGAGAAAATAAAAATGGACTGTTCATCAATATAACATCCATCGGCGGACATACCAGCTTCCCGTTCACCAGTATTTACAATGGTACGAAATGGGCGGTTGAAGGCTGGAGCGAATGTCTTTCAATAGAGCTATCGATGTTTGGTGTCGGTGTTAAGACCGTTGCTCCGAGCGCCACGAAAACGGAGCTGTTTAACCATAATTCAGATGTCACTGCACTACCGTATTATGATTCAGCGGAAGAAAAAATGCTTAGTATGATCAAACCCGATTCTTCACCTGATGAGATTGCGGAAGTGATCTTTGTAGCAGCAACCGACCAAAAAGACAAGTTGCGTTATTTTGCAGGAACAAAGGCACAGGCTATTTACGATAGACGTCAGCAAATTGGAGCGGAAGCTTCTGTCAAAGAGATCAAAAAGATCTATTTCGACGGGTTGTAA
- a CDS encoding ELWxxDGT repeat protein, protein MYFSATYGQTGSATGTELWETDGTEAGTKIVADINPGAPSSSPTNLYTFGNKLYFTAALPVNGVSSSGVLMSYDSVEGLKTVSTTAKFATTFLTSNNKLYFKATNSTMSPNTQRIYTLDDSLQPVMVDDNVTVMFLGNVGQQIIANGQYKTATNPSWYQLFSLNGNTLDILKTINSAATAYPQNFYYSPALGKSFFSANGGNGPELWMSDGTADGTVQVKDINTTTATAGSSATNFTEYNGKVYFTASDGATSGSELWVTDGTEQGTKMVKDIVPGSTSSFPDKLTVFKNKLYFLLNNTGNLRQLWESDGTEEGTKVLSTLPAAFGLAVYNDNLYASARVDAADQIGVELYKVNLPNETLAVTTASSSKLNVYPNPSKGEIKISNVNSGLFELFDTTGRLIKAGKFDNNSKINLNSKAGNYILKVTSDDKKMNASTKVIVQ, encoded by the coding sequence ATGTACTTTAGTGCCACCTATGGTCAGACAGGTTCTGCCACAGGAACTGAACTTTGGGAAACGGACGGAACAGAGGCTGGTACAAAGATAGTGGCGGATATCAATCCTGGTGCACCTTCGTCATCGCCGACCAATCTTTATACCTTCGGAAACAAACTTTATTTTACAGCCGCTCTACCTGTGAATGGAGTCAGTAGTTCTGGTGTCCTGATGTCCTACGACAGTGTTGAAGGTCTTAAGACAGTTTCCACAACTGCTAAGTTTGCAACCACTTTTCTAACCAGCAACAATAAGCTTTATTTCAAGGCGACCAACAGCACAATGTCACCTAATACGCAGCGTATTTATACTTTGGATGATAGTTTACAGCCTGTGATGGTCGATGATAATGTGACCGTGATGTTCCTCGGAAATGTGGGACAGCAGATTATCGCCAATGGCCAGTACAAAACGGCTACAAACCCAAGTTGGTATCAGCTTTTTAGTTTGAACGGAAATACGCTGGATATTTTAAAAACCATTAATTCTGCAGCTACTGCTTATCCTCAGAACTTTTATTACAGTCCCGCATTAGGAAAATCGTTTTTCTCTGCAAACGGAGGTAACGGTCCGGAACTGTGGATGTCAGACGGAACTGCGGACGGAACTGTTCAGGTCAAAGATATCAATACCACTACGGCCACGGCAGGCTCCAGTGCCACAAACTTTACAGAGTACAATGGGAAAGTTTATTTTACTGCATCAGATGGGGCAACTAGCGGCAGCGAACTGTGGGTGACAGATGGCACCGAGCAGGGAACCAAAATGGTGAAGGACATCGTGCCTGGTTCCACAAGTTCATTTCCTGATAAACTGACGGTTTTCAAAAATAAACTGTATTTCCTTCTGAACAACACTGGCAATTTGAGACAACTGTGGGAATCAGACGGCACGGAAGAAGGCACCAAAGTGCTTTCAACACTTCCTGCGGCATTTGGACTAGCTGTGTATAATGACAATCTTTATGCTTCTGCCAGGGTAGATGCTGCAGACCAGATCGGTGTGGAACTTTACAAGGTCAATCTTCCTAATGAAACCCTTGCTGTAACGACTGCTTCATCATCAAAGCTTAACGTGTATCCTAATCCTTCTAAAGGCGAAATTAAGATCAGCAATGTCAATTCCGGTTTGTTTGAGTTATTCGATACGACTGGTCGCCTCATCAAAGCTGGAAAATTTGATAATAATAGTAAAATCAATCTGAATTCAAAAGCAGGAAACTACATTCTGAAGGTTACTTCTGATGATAAGAAGATGAACGCGTCGACCAAAGTTATTGTTCAATAA
- a CDS encoding tetratricopeptide repeat protein translates to MRKLLNILLMLFAFSVFGQKTEHDKQLDEAANLIFTDPKKLVSISTKILLETKDYPTKIRALSKLVNAQMVLGDISQVIRNCNQGIKMAKENDDKINQVRFLSMLGNQYQQINMNADAKRNLDEAENLINIISLPKDLLFIQGNVFNVKGIVFKNELNCEFAIKYFDKALTVYDQLQAEDVVVTNRLLIDIQKAHCLESIGKTQDAEKLYAEVLDSKKDGLGYNKYFASVGLVDIYLKRKDLDRAGQLLKTIDVDDFVQYDAELTSIYYRLMAQDSYLRKNYKLYLYYFDKYNQVLLQISKFQNETIERLVINDNANFIHKNNKNVIWNFITISILVIILTLLTSFFYHFSMKKTFN, encoded by the coding sequence ATGAGAAAATTATTGAACATACTATTGATGCTTTTCGCCTTCTCTGTATTTGGACAAAAAACGGAGCACGATAAACAGTTGGACGAAGCCGCGAATCTTATTTTTACCGATCCAAAAAAATTGGTGAGCATTTCTACGAAAATACTCCTGGAAACTAAGGATTATCCTACAAAAATTAGAGCCCTTTCCAAGTTGGTCAATGCGCAGATGGTTCTGGGAGACATCAGTCAGGTCATTAGAAATTGCAATCAGGGCATTAAGATGGCCAAGGAAAATGATGATAAAATCAATCAGGTTCGTTTTCTCTCGATGCTGGGAAACCAGTATCAGCAAATCAATATGAATGCTGACGCCAAGAGAAATCTAGACGAGGCAGAGAATTTAATCAATATAATATCGTTGCCCAAAGACCTTCTATTTATTCAAGGCAATGTCTTTAATGTGAAAGGTATTGTCTTCAAAAATGAGCTCAACTGTGAGTTTGCCATAAAATATTTTGACAAGGCACTGACCGTATATGATCAGTTACAAGCTGAGGATGTGGTTGTTACAAACCGGCTTTTGATTGATATCCAGAAAGCCCATTGTTTGGAATCCATTGGGAAGACCCAAGATGCAGAAAAGCTCTACGCCGAAGTTCTGGACAGCAAAAAAGATGGATTAGGTTATAATAAATACTTTGCATCTGTGGGGCTGGTCGATATCTATTTAAAAAGAAAAGATTTGGATAGAGCTGGCCAATTACTAAAAACTATTGATGTCGATGATTTTGTTCAGTATGATGCAGAGCTTACATCTATTTATTATCGACTGATGGCTCAGGATAGTTATTTAAGAAAAAATTACAAATTATATCTTTATTATTTTGATAAATATAATCAAGTATTGTTACAAATTTCAAAATTTCAGAATGAAACAATTGAAAGGCTTGTAATTAATGATAATGCAAATTTTATCCATAAAAATAATAAAAACGTAATATGGAATTTCATAACGATTTCGATTTTAGTCATCATTTTAACTCTTTTAACTTCGTTTTTCTACCATTTTTCAATGAAAAAAACTTTTAATTGA